TCGCCAGCCTCCTCTTGTTCAGCGAGTTGGTCATCCAGACCACCCGCTCTCTGGCTGGTGACCGTTCCGCCTACAACCCGGTGCGCTTGCTGCGCAGCCTTCGAGCCTTCCGTCATAACCCGCTATTCAGCCCAGCAGCAATTGCGCGCTTTCGCTCCTACACCCGCGCCGGATTTCATCCCGACGACTGGGACAGCGCAGAAATCCTCGAACGCTGGACCAAGGAACTCTTCGACGCCGATGGTGGCCAGCAAGTGCGTAGTGGCGTCTAGCTCGACCAGAGCCCGGCACAGTTCAAAGTCGGCCTTAACCGAAGAACACTTCATGGGCTCCGCTTCGCGCGCTGTGAAGTCAAGATCGGTTCTGACTACTGGCCGATCGATGGTGCTCGACCAACGTCGCGACCTACAGGAGGTTCCGGCCGAGGAACTCGGTGACGGCGCAGCCGAAGGCGTCGTTGTCGTCGCCGGCGATCATGTGTCCGGTGCCGGATACGTCGACGGTCTCGGCGTGGGGAACCAGTTGCTTGAACTCGTCGACGGTGGCTTGGGAGACCACGTCGGACAAGAGGCCCCTTACGAGAAGTGTTGGGGCATTGACCCGTCGGGCTCCGTCGATCAGCAGGTGGCTGATTGCGTCGAATTGCTCCGTTCCCGTGGTCGATTCGTCGCGGAGAAAGTCGAAGTTGGAGTGAATGAATGCCGGGTCCCACCGCCAGATCCAGCGGCCGTCGTGACGCTGCCGTAGCACCTTGCGCAGGCCGTCGACGTTGGCCGGGCGCGAGCGATGGGGGTTGTACGCGGCGATCACCTCTGCGGCGTCAGAGAGGGTGCTAAAGCCATCGGGATGTGCGGCCATGAACGTCACCACGCGACGGGCGCCCTGGAATTCAAGTCGCGGGGTGACGTCGACCAGGACGACCGCCGCCCACGACGCCCCGGATGTCAACAGATGCGTGCCGAGCACGGTCATGCCCCCAAGGGATGCACCTACGACCGCAGGGGCGGTATAGGCGCTGAAGTGCTCGCGCACGGCGAGAAGATCGGTCGCGAGTCGCTCGATGTCGTACCTGCCGGCTGGGTCCCAGTCGCTGTCGCCGTGACCGCGGGTGTCGTAGGCGACGACTGTGTATCCGCATGCGTGGAGGCGACGCGCTGAAGTGCTCCACGCGTGCCGGTTCTGGCCGCCGCCGTGCAGGAGCAGCACGACGGGACGGGCGTC
The window above is part of the Mycolicibacterium rutilum genome. Proteins encoded here:
- a CDS encoding alpha/beta fold hydrolase; amino-acid sequence: MTSAVQHRVRTQDGIALAADCYGHDDARPVVLLLHGGGQNRHAWSTSARRLHACGYTVVAYDTRGHGDSDWDPAGRYDIERLATDLLAVREHFSAYTAPAVVGASLGGMTVLGTHLLTSGASWAAVVLVDVTPRLEFQGARRVVTFMAAHPDGFSTLSDAAEVIAAYNPHRSRPANVDGLRKVLRQRHDGRWIWRWDPAFIHSNFDFLRDESTTGTEQFDAISHLLIDGARRVNAPTLLVRGLLSDVVSQATVDEFKQLVPHAETVDVSGTGHMIAGDDNDAFGCAVTEFLGRNLL